The Gemmatimonadaceae bacterium DNA segment AGGCCCTGCGGCGCGTCCTGCGTCAGGACCCCGACATCATCATGATCGGCGAGATCCGCGACCTCGAGACGCTGGAGATTGCGCTCAAGGCCGCCGACACCGGCCATATGGTGTTCTCCACGTTGCACACGATGGACGCCACGCAGACGATCAACCGCGTGCTCTCGTTCTATCCGCCCAACGAGCAGGCTGACATTCGCTTCCAACTCTCCACCGCGCTGCAGGCCGTCGTCTCCCTGCGTCTCGTCCCGCGCAGTGACCGCCCCGGCCGCATCCCCGCCTGCGAAGTCCTCGTCAATTCCGCCGCCGTGCAGGACAACATCCGCGACGCCTCCAAGTCGCTGAGCATCCCCGACCTCATCAAGGAAGGCACGGTGCAGTACGGGATGCAGTCCTTCGACCAGTCGCTGATGAACTGGTACCAGCAGGGCGTCATCTCCTACGAAGCCGCGCTCGCGGCCTCCACCTCTCCCGCGGAGTTCGCCCTGCGCGTGCAGGGCATCGCCGGCACCAGCGACGCCAGCATCGCCGGGCTCTCGCAGGACGCACGGTAATCCCGATGTTCAAGCGTGTCCTCATCGCCAACCGCGGCGAAATCGCCTTGCGCATCATCCGTGCCTGCCGCGAACTCGGCATCGAGACGGTCGCCGTCTACTCCGAGGCCGACCGCGAGTCCCTGCACGTGCGCTTCGCCGACGACGACGTCTGCATCGGCCCGGCGCCGGCGCGCGAATCCTACCTGCGCATCCCGCGCCTCATCGCCGCCGCCGAGATCACCGGCGCCGACGCCATCCACCCGGGCTACGGCTTCCTCGCCGAGAACGCCGAGTTCGCCGAGACCTGCGCCGCCAGCAACATCACGTTCATCGGGCCCACGCCGCAGCAGATCCGCACGATGGGCGACAAGGCCGCCGCCCGCGCCGCGATGATCGCCAATGACGTCCCCGTCGTGCCCGGCTCGCCCGGCCCCGTCGAGGACGTGGACGAGGCCCTCGCCATCGCCAAGGGGATGGGCTTCCCCGTCATCATCAAGGCCGCGGCCGGCGGCGGCGGCAAGGGAATGCGCGTCGCCAACGACGCCGACGACTTCGCGCGTTCGTTCCAGCTCGCGCGCTCCGAGGCCCTCTCCGCCTTCGGCAACGGCTCCGTGTACGTCGAGAAGTACCTCACGCGCCCGCGCCACGTCGAGTTCCAGGTCTTCGGTGACACGCACGGCAACGTCATCCACTTGGGGGAGCGCGACTGCTCCGTGCAGCGCCGGCACCAGAAGCTCGTCGAAGAGGCCCCGTGCCCCGTGATGACGCCCGACCTGCGCCGGCGGATGGGCGAGGCCGCCGTGAAGGGCGCCAAGGCCATCGACTACGTGGGCGCCGGCACCATCGAGATGCTGCTCGACACCGATGGCTCGTTCTACTTTATGGAGATGAACACGCGCATCCAGGTGGAGCACTGCGTCACCGAGATGCTCACCGGCGTGGACCTCGTGAAGGAGCAGATCCGCGTCGCCGCCGGCCTGCCGCTGTCGGTCACCGAGACGCCCGAGCTGCGCGGCCACGTCATCGAGTGCCGCGTGAACGCCGAGGACCCGCAGCGCAACTTCCAGCCCTCCCCCGGCAAGGTCGAGACCTTCCATATGCCCGGCGGCAACGGCGTGCGGCTCGACACCCACGTGTATGCCGGGTACACCGTGCCGCCGTTCTACGACTCGATGATCGCCAAGCTCATCGTGCACGGCCGCGACCGCGGGGAGGCGCTGGCGAAGATGCGGCTGGCCCTCGACACGTTCATTGTCGAAGGGGTGACGACTACTATCCCGTTTCTGTCGACCTTGATGTCGCATCCGAACTTTGTGGCTGGGGATGTGCACACGAAATTCTTGGAGCAGGAAGGGTCGGATCTGTTTACTTGAGGGAGAGGGGAGAGGGGGAGGCGGGTGACGGCGGGGAGAGGGGAGAGGGGGAGATGGTTGGGAGAGGGGAGAGGGTCTGGGAGAGGGGTAACACAACTATGTGCGTTTCTCTGATTCCGATCTCGTGACCCAGCACCGGAGCACCTACTCCGACCTCCTGATCGAACGGCTGCGTCGGGCGACCATCGGGCGCTACGACATCTATGCGCAGCTCGGGGCCGGGGGGATGGCCACCGTGTATCTCGCGCTGGACTTGGCGCTGGACCGCAAGGTCGCGATCAAGGTCCTCGATCCCGCGCTGACCGCGGAGCCGGAGAACGTCGCGCGATTCAAGCGCGAGGCCAAGGTCGCCGCATCGCTGACGCATCCCAACGTCATCGCCATCCACGCCGTGGGGGACGATGCCGATGTCGCGTACTTCGTGATGCAGTTCGTCGAAGGGCGCGCGCTCGATTCCGTCGTGCGCGAGGATGGGGCGCAGTCCGTCACCTTCGTGCGCGGTGTCGTCGCGGCCGCCGGTTCGGCGCTGCACTATGCGCACAACCGCGGCGTCGTCCACCGTGACGTGAAGCCCGCCAACCTGATGCTCGACCGCGAAGGGCGCATCGTCGTCGCTGACTTCGGCATCGCCAAGCTCGAGGACGGCAAGGGGCTCACGATGACCGGCTCCGTCATCGGGACGCCGTACTATATGGCGCCCGAGCAGTTCCAGGGCCAACCCGTCACCGCCGCCGCCGACCAGTACGCGCTCGGCGTCGTCGCCTTCGAGTTGCTCACCGGTCGCCAGCCCTACGCCGGCGCCACCGTCGCCGAGGTGATGAAGGGGCATCTGTTCGATCCCATCCCCTCGGTGCGCAGCCTGCGGCCTGATGTGCCCGAGAGCATCGAGCAGGCCATCACGAGGATGCTCGCCAAGGAGCCCGCCGAGCGCTTCGCGTCGCTCGATGACGCGGTGAAGGCGTTCGGCTCCGTCTCGTCCACGCAGGAGCAGGAGTTGCGCACGCAGATCATCCGGCTCGCCCAGAGTGGGGTGATGGCGCAGCCGCAGATCAGCGTGCCGTTGAGTCCAGCGCCGGCCGTGCCCGCTGGGTCAGCGGCACGCGGTGGGGCCGCCGCACCTGCCGCACCCGCGGAGCCTGCCGCCGCACCGCGCAGCGGCGTGACGCATCACGCGTCGCGATATCCGTGGGTGCTCGCCGGCATCGCCCTGGTGTTCGGCGTCGGCATCGCGACGGCGATGCTGCGTCCCGACCTCGTGAACCGCGCGCGCAAAGCGCTCGCCGCCGGCAACGCTGACCTCTCCGACACCGGCGTCGTCATCGGTGCGGCTGATGTACCACGCGTGGCCCCGGCGCCTGGCGGTGACGCCGAGGCAGCCAAGCGGGCGAGGGAGCTGCGCGATTCGATTGAACAGGCGCAGGCCGCCGATCGCTTGCGAGAGCCGGCGCAGCGCCCCATCCGGGATAGCCTCGCCGCACTCGCGGCGGCGCGGCGGGAGCGGCTGGCCGCGGCGGGCGTGGACACCGCGCGCCCGTCCAGCGTGGGGCCGCAGCCGATTCCGGGGGCGATGGTGTACGCGCGCATCACCGTGAGTAGCACCTGCCCCGGGGCGCAGTACTCGGTGGATGGCGCCGCGTGGATCGCGCTGGGCGCGCGCGGGAGCCAGACGATTGAGCATCTGGCTGGGGACGTGCGACTCCGAGTGCGGTCAAGAGCCGGTGTGGTCTGGGATTCGACGTTCACCGTGGAGTCGGGCACGAGGCACACCATCGGCCCCCGACCCACAACCTGCAGGTAGAAGCCCAACTATCTCCCCCCTCCCAACCATCTCCCCCCTCCCAACCATCTCCCCTCTCCCAACCATCTCCCCTCTCCCAACCATCTCCCTCTCTCCCAACCATCTCCCCCTCTCCCAACCATCTCCCCCTCTCCCAACCCTCTCCCCCCTGCCATCTCCCCGCCGTCACCCCCCTCCCACCTCCCCTCTCCCACTCAGTATCCCGAACCCCTCCCGAATCGTCTCCATACCGTAGTGTCCCCAGACACCCGTGAGACGATGCCCCGCAAGCCGGCCCTCGACGAACTCCCCCCCGCCGATTCCCCCCTGGCGCCCAAGTCCCCACGACGCTCCCGCGTCCGCAAGGGCGACAGCGACGCCAAGAAGACGGACGCCGACAGCCTCCGTCCTCCGTCATCCGTCGAGCTCGCTACTGAAGCCCGCAAGCGCTACGTCGCCCGCGAAATCTCCGGCATCGCCCTCCTCCTCGGCGCCCTCTTCATCGCCGGTGCCCTGATCTTCGGCCGCGCCCCCGCCGCCACCGAATCCTGCGCCGCCGCCGGCGGCGCCTTCGGCCCCGTTGGCGGCTGCATCCGCTGGTCCGTCCTCGGCCTCGTCGGCGCGCTCGCCGCCGTCATCGTCCCGCTCATCCCGGCCGTCCACGGCCTGCGACTCCTCGGCCGCCTCGAGGAGAGCGAGGACCAGCGCTTCCTCGTCTTCACCATCGGCCTCGCCGCCATCATCCCCATCGCCGCCGGCCTCGCGCGGCTCGGCATCGTCGCGCCCGGCAGCCCCGACGTCCTCGCCGGCCTCTGGGGCGCCATCGCCGCGTACTACCTCACCGAAGTCATCGGCTTCGCGGGTGCGTGGATCCTCGTCGCGATTGGCTTCTCCGCGCTCGCCGCAGTCACGCTGGGGTGGAATCCGGTTCGGGTGCTCCTGAATATCGGGCGCAAGCAGAACGGTGATCAACGCAGAGGCGCAGAGGGCACAGAGAACGGCACTACGCTCGCCGAGGCCTTGGCGCCTGACGCGGCGGAGATGCCGAGTGTGGATCTCTCATTGATGGGGATCACGCCCAAGGCTGCTGCGGCTGCGGTACCCACGCGCGAGGAGCCCCGCATCGAGGAGCCGCTCGACACGCTGGTGGACGAGTCGGAAGACGACCCCCAGCTCGCGCTCAAGGGCAACAAGACGAAGACCGGAGGACTGAAGGGAAAGACCACGCCAGCCGAGCAGGATGCGGTTGCAGGTCGCATCCGTCATCCGTCATCCGTCCCCGTCCCCGTCCCCGGCTCCGGCTCCGTCCCCGCCCAAGCCCCCGACGCCCTCCCCAGCATCGACCTCCTCACCCCGCCCCCCGAGCGCAACGAAGCCCTCAACAAAGCCCAGCTCGACCAGATGGGCGCCAAGCTCATCGACTCGCTGGCGACCTTCAAGGTCAGCGGCACGCTCACCGGGCGCACCAGCGGGCCGACGGTCACGCAGTTCGAGATCGAGCCGGCGCCGGGCGTGAAGGTGCGGCAGTTCGCCAACCTCGCCAACGATCTCGCGCTGGCGATGCGCGCGCCGAGCATCCGCATCGTCGCGCCGATCCCGGGCAAGGGCGCCGTGGGCGTCGAGGTGCCGAACCCGACGCCGGAGATGGTCGCATTCCGCGAGATGCTGGAGTCCAAGGACTACCAGTCCAAGCCGATGGCCCTTCCCATCGGGCTCGGCCGCGACCTCGAGGGCAAGCCCGTCATCGCCGACCTCGCCAAGATGCCGCACCTGCTCATCGCCGGTGCGACGGGCTCGGGCAAGTCGGTCTGCGTCAACACCATCATCACGTCGCTCATCTACCGGCACACGCCCAAGACGCTGCGCTTCTTGATGGTGGACCCGAAGATGGTGGAGCTCAGCGTCTACAACGTGCTGCCGCACCTGCGACACAAGGTCGTCACCGACAACCGCGACGCGGCCTCGGTGCTCAAGTGGGCCGTGCTGGAGATGCAGGAGCGCTACGCCCTCCTCGCCGAGAACGGCGCGCGCAACATCCAGGACTTCAACCAGAAGGTCCGCGACGGCCAGGAGCTCCGGAAGCCGAAGGCCCCCAACGTTGGTTTCGAGGACCGCGACTACAAGGGCGGCGTCCTGCCGTACATCGTCGTCGTCATCGACGAACTCGCCGACCTGATGATGACCGTGGCCGCCGAGGTTGAGACGCCGCTGGCGATGCTCGCGCAGAAGGCGCGCGCCATCGGCATCCACCTCATCCTCGCCACGCAGCGGCCCTCCGTGAACGTCATCACCGGCCTCATCAAGGCGAACTTCCCGAGCCGCATCGCCTTCCGCGTGGCCAGCCAGATCGACTCACGCACCATCCTCGACGGGATGGGCGCCGAGAGCCTGCTCGGCAACGGCGATATGCTCTTCATCCCGCCCGGCAAGAGCGAGCCCAGCCGCCTGCAGGGCGCGTTCTTGAGCAACGACGACACCGAGCGCCTCGTGAGCTGGTATCGGGAGCGCAAGGAAGCGCGCAAGGCGGCGATGGAAGCCGAGGGCCTCATCGCCATCGACGAGAGCGCCGCCGAGGAGGACATCCTGGCGCGCGTGAAGGCGTTGGAGGCGCTGGAGGCCGGGGGCGGGGAAGAGTCCGTGGAGGACCCCAGCGACCGCGACAAGCTCTTCCGCGAAGCGGCGGAGGTGTGCATCCAGCATCAGGGCGGCTCGACCTCGCTCCTGCAGCGCCGGCTCAAGATCGGCTACGGCCGTGCGGCGCGGATCATCGACCAGCTCCACCTGGCGGGGGTGCTGGGGCCGCCGGATGGCTCGAAGCCGCGCGATGTGTTGGTGGGACTAGAGGACCTGGATCGGATCGCGGGGGATCGCGCGGCGTAGCGCAGGGCGAAGCTTGGTGTTGCGCTCGGCGAGGCGCGCGGCATCGCGCGCTGCACGAGTCCTTGATTATCCCGGCGGGATTCAGATGCTCGCCATCGCCGTGCGGCATCTGAGACTTGAGGATGTCTCGCGCCGGCCCAATCGTCTTCCCCGCGGGTGTTCTGAGTCACGCAGTGGGGAAGCGTCTCGGGTGGGGGCGGAGGCGATTGGTGGTATGGTTGCACAGCGACACGCTGCAGCACATCCAGCATCGCCGCGGGCTGATGGCTGCCGCCGTGCTGGGCATCATTGGGGAGGTACTGGCGAGCCCAAGCCTGTTGGGATTCGAACGCAACAGCCGCCGCCGATTGCTCGTCGTAGGCCCTGAAGGTGTCGAGAGGCAGTTCGCGGTCGCGGTGAAAGTCACCGCACGGCCGCCTGCGCCGCCTACGCTCTGGGTAAGCACGGCATTCCACGTCTCGATGCGATCCTTGCAGCGGTTAGGCCGAAGGCATAGCTTGTTCAGCAGCAGGTGATGTGCCACAAGGGCGGAAAGTCGCGCACCGCCAGGCGTCCGAAAGGACGCGACACAGATGCCACCCGGCGCGCAACGGCTGTGGCTCGTCACCAGCGAAGGGAGGCAGACCGTTTGACGGTCGCCTCCCTTCGTGTTAGCGGGATGGCGAATGTTCTCGTCACCACCCGCAATACGGCGGTCACACCGATCTCGCGGCGCGACCCTACTGTGCCGCCACGATGACCGCCCACAACCAACGCCTCGGCCACCTCGGCGAACGCATCGCCGAGCGCTGGCTCCGCAAACACGGCTACACCATCCTCGCCCGCCGCTTCAAGTTCGGCCGGCGCGACATCGACCTCGTCGCCCAACGCGACGCCACCGTCGCCTTTGTCGAAGTCAAGGCGCGCAAAGGCGACGAGTTCGGCGATCCGGTGGAAGCCGTACATCACCGCAAGCAGCGCGAACTCAGCAAGTCCGCGCGCGTCTGGATCGATCGGCACGGCAGGGACGGCGAGCAGTACCAGTTCGACGTCGTCGGCGTGCTCATCGCGCCGGAGCGCATCGCGGTCAAACACGTCACCAACGCATTCACGGTGTGAGCGCATCCCAGCAAAGCACGTCACCAACGCATTCACCGTCTAATCGCATCGCCAGAACACGGTACCAATCCCTCCGCAGTGTGACCTGCATCGCACGCACGCGGCGTGGGGAGGTAACCACGGATTGGCCACAAGTTCCGGTAACATCTCTGTGTCCCAGCCCGAAGCCCCGAGCAATGTTCCACACCGCCCCAGAGTGTGGAAAATTGTGGAAAAGTTGTCTCCGTGAACACGCTGTCCACAGGAAATAAATGTCACCGATACCACTTAAAGCATTACACAGAAACAGTTTGTCAGAAACACACAAATCGCTGTCCAGAAAATATCCGGCAACAAACTTTCTGGGGATTCACCCTTGACTGGCCCCCAGCGGCTTCGTAGTATCTTCGGTGTCCGACCGGTCCTCCCGGACCACCCGCTCCATTCGCACTTCCTTCGGGGCTA contains these protein-coding regions:
- the accC gene encoding acetyl-CoA carboxylase biotin carboxylase subunit yields the protein MFKRVLIANRGEIALRIIRACRELGIETVAVYSEADRESLHVRFADDDVCIGPAPARESYLRIPRLIAAAEITGADAIHPGYGFLAENAEFAETCAASNITFIGPTPQQIRTMGDKAAARAAMIANDVPVVPGSPGPVEDVDEALAIAKGMGFPVIIKAAAGGGGKGMRVANDADDFARSFQLARSEALSAFGNGSVYVEKYLTRPRHVEFQVFGDTHGNVIHLGERDCSVQRRHQKLVEEAPCPVMTPDLRRRMGEAAVKGAKAIDYVGAGTIEMLLDTDGSFYFMEMNTRIQVEHCVTEMLTGVDLVKEQIRVAAGLPLSVTETPELRGHVIECRVNAEDPQRNFQPSPGKVETFHMPGGNGVRLDTHVYAGYTVPPFYDSMIAKLIVHGRDRGEALAKMRLALDTFIVEGVTTTIPFLSTLMSHPNFVAGDVHTKFLEQEGSDLFT
- a CDS encoding serine/threonine protein kinase, yielding MTQHRSTYSDLLIERLRRATIGRYDIYAQLGAGGMATVYLALDLALDRKVAIKVLDPALTAEPENVARFKREAKVAASLTHPNVIAIHAVGDDADVAYFVMQFVEGRALDSVVREDGAQSVTFVRGVVAAAGSALHYAHNRGVVHRDVKPANLMLDREGRIVVADFGIAKLEDGKGLTMTGSVIGTPYYMAPEQFQGQPVTAAADQYALGVVAFELLTGRQPYAGATVAEVMKGHLFDPIPSVRSLRPDVPESIEQAITRMLAKEPAERFASLDDAVKAFGSVSSTQEQELRTQIIRLAQSGVMAQPQISVPLSPAPAVPAGSAARGGAAAPAAPAEPAAAPRSGVTHHASRYPWVLAGIALVFGVGIATAMLRPDLVNRARKALAAGNADLSDTGVVIGAADVPRVAPAPGGDAEAAKRARELRDSIEQAQAADRLREPAQRPIRDSLAALAAARRERLAAAGVDTARPSSVGPQPIPGAMVYARITVSSTCPGAQYSVDGAAWIALGARGSQTIEHLAGDVRLRVRSRAGVVWDSTFTVESGTRHTIGPRPTTCR
- a CDS encoding DNA translocase FtsK 4TM domain-containing protein, coding for MPRKPALDELPPADSPLAPKSPRRSRVRKGDSDAKKTDADSLRPPSSVELATEARKRYVAREISGIALLLGALFIAGALIFGRAPAATESCAAAGGAFGPVGGCIRWSVLGLVGALAAVIVPLIPAVHGLRLLGRLEESEDQRFLVFTIGLAAIIPIAAGLARLGIVAPGSPDVLAGLWGAIAAYYLTEVIGFAGAWILVAIGFSALAAVTLGWNPVRVLLNIGRKQNGDQRRGAEGTENGTTLAEALAPDAAEMPSVDLSLMGITPKAAAAAVPTREEPRIEEPLDTLVDESEDDPQLALKGNKTKTGGLKGKTTPAEQDAVAGRIRHPSSVPVPVPGSGSVPAQAPDALPSIDLLTPPPERNEALNKAQLDQMGAKLIDSLATFKVSGTLTGRTSGPTVTQFEIEPAPGVKVRQFANLANDLALAMRAPSIRIVAPIPGKGAVGVEVPNPTPEMVAFREMLESKDYQSKPMALPIGLGRDLEGKPVIADLAKMPHLLIAGATGSGKSVCVNTIITSLIYRHTPKTLRFLMVDPKMVELSVYNVLPHLRHKVVTDNRDAASVLKWAVLEMQERYALLAENGARNIQDFNQKVRDGQELRKPKAPNVGFEDRDYKGGVLPYIVVVIDELADLMMTVAAEVETPLAMLAQKARAIGIHLILATQRPSVNVITGLIKANFPSRIAFRVASQIDSRTILDGMGAESLLGNGDMLFIPPGKSEPSRLQGAFLSNDDTERLVSWYRERKEARKAAMEAEGLIAIDESAAEEDILARVKALEALEAGGGEESVEDPSDRDKLFREAAEVCIQHQGGSTSLLQRRLKIGYGRAARIIDQLHLAGVLGPPDGSKPRDVLVGLEDLDRIAGDRAA
- a CDS encoding YraN family protein, with translation MTAHNQRLGHLGERIAERWLRKHGYTILARRFKFGRRDIDLVAQRDATVAFVEVKARKGDEFGDPVEAVHHRKQRELSKSARVWIDRHGRDGEQYQFDVVGVLIAPERIAVKHVTNAFTV